The DNA sequence AAACCAATAATATTATAATGGATATTGGTGTCTTTAATGATTACACTTTTGGCGATGCTTCCCATCACACCAGCACCATATATCATGATGTTGATGGTGTCGTTTGGTTTGGCAATTAAATTTCGGTAAGTAAATTGTACTCCAAGGCGGAATGATACCATTAGAAAAACCGAAAGGAAATAGTGCACAATGATAACTGACCAGGGAATTAGTAGTATTTCGGCTATATTATGCCCAAAAATACTTAGAAAAAAATAACCTCCGGAAAACAACAGATGAGCTTTGGCGACAATAACCGCATCTTGCATAGTCGAATGCCGAAGTATTCCCCTGTGAGGTTTGAAAATGAGTGCTGCAAGTATAAAAAAAGGAAGCCCTGTCATGAATTGGATCAACATCATGGGGACATCAACGTGTTCTGAAAAGAGATTATAGCGTAGTAGGTATGTCAATAAAAAGGATGATGAAGCAATGGCAAAATCTACCATCAGAATTATCCAGCGGGGTAAGAATCCTCTGTCAATTAATTCCTTTAATTTGATTCTCATATTATAAGTTTTATTCTTGTAATAATAGATGTATAGATAAAGCTAATGGTTGCGCGTGTTGTTAAATAAATTAATTCTAGCCTTACTGCATTTTATTTATTTCTTCAGAAAATGAATGGTGATCCTCTTTTTGTAGAAACGTTTAATTGCGAAACTTAGTATGAGTTACACCTAAGCTTATATTAAGATCTACAAAATTTATCGATTTCAAATTTAACGATAATAGGGTCCCAAAAAACCATTGACTGGCAATGGGAACCTTAATTCTAAGTGAACGGTCAGTTTTCTTAAACGAGTGGCTTGTTTTGGGATATGAATGAGAAATTATTCTTTTCTTAACGAAATCTTTTTAAAATGTAACTCTTCTATTCGAATAGAATTGAATATCAAAATGAAAATCGTCTGACGAATTTTTGTTGTTGACAGTGCGTATTGTTATTGCGACTACAGTGAAACAATCTAATCGTTAAATCTTATGAATAACCTAAAATTCTCTTAACTGATTCACATACATAGGCTGTTTCCTCCTCACTCATGTATGGAAATATTGGTAGAGAAACATTTCCTTTCCAGGTTTTTTCGGTATTCGGATAATCTTCCGGATTCAGGTCATATTTCTGCTTGTAATAAGTCATACGGTGTAGTGGTTTGTAATGTACCGAAGTACCGATGCCAGATTCAGCCATCTTCTCAATGAATTCATTTCTGCCAATGGGTGAATTCTCTTTGATAACAATGGGAAATAAATGCCAGGAATGATCTTCGAATGGAACATGACATACCGGTAAATCGATCAAGTCTATTCCTGAGAGGTTTTTGTAATAAAATTCGGCCACGGTTTGTCTTTCTTTCCTGTATTCCTCTGCTTTTTCTAATTGAGCTAAACCAATTGCTGCATTAATGTCGGGCATGTTGTACTTATAACCGGCCTCAACCACATCATATTCCCAGGATGGTTTTGTACTCGTGAAACGATCCCAGATATCCCGGTTAATTCCATGTAATCGCATCGTTTTTACCCGTGCATGAAGTTCATCATTATCGGTAGTCAACATTCCACCCTCTCCTGTGGTAATGGTTTTGTTGGCATAAAAACTGAAACAGGTAATGTCGCCAAAACCTCCAATCATTTTCCCGTTAAGGCGGGTAGGGAAAGCATGTGCAGCATCTTCCAATATTTTAATGTCGTTCTTTTTACAAATATCCAGAATTCCCTCTTGTCCGGGAATGGTCATCGCAGCAGCCTGACCTCCAAAATGAACAAGAACTAGGTATTTGACATTCGGGTGTTTTCGAATGGCCTCCTGAAGAATTTCAGGTGTAATCAGGTTGGTTCCATATTCCACATCAAGAAATACTGGGTCGGCATTTAGATAACGAATAATTTCTGCCGAAGCGGTGAATGTCATTGACTGCACAAACACCTGATCGCCGGATTGAACGCCCAGCGCATCTAATCCTAAATGAAGTGCTGCAGTGCAAGAGTTAACGACACAAGCATGTTTGGCGTTTACCTGTTCAGCAAACTTTCTTTCGAATTCAACAGCTTTACCTGCGGTAGTTAGCCATCCACTATCGAGTACTTCTTTGATGTATTTAAATTCGTTACCGTTGACAGGTACTTTGGCAAAAGGTATCTTTAATTTATTACTCATTTTAAAATAACGGATTGAATAGTTCGTATAATGATCATCAAATCTCCCCCAAAGGAATGATGATTAACGTACTTGATATATATATATAATTTGCGCGGAAGAATGACATTTTTGTATGTTTCTTCGGGGTTGGAGGATTCTGCCAGCAATTCTTCTTCATTTCGAAATTCAATGGAGGCATTATCAGTAATTCCAGGCAGAACCTTGTGAACAATCGTCCATTGTTCGGGATAAACTTCTGTCCATTTTCTGACTTCCGGACGTGGCCCAACCAACGACATATCTCCTCTTAAAACATTGATTAGCTGAGGTATTTCATCCAGTTTGGTCTTTCGCAAAATCTTACCCAAGGCGGTAATTCTCGATTGATCACCGGCATCGAAACTGCCTTCCGAAGTTTTTGGTTTAACCAACATGGTACGAAACTTCAGTAAGCGAAACTCTTTGCCTCCTTTACCGATACGGGTTTGGATGAAAAGTACAGGTCCAGGCATCAGAATCATAATAGATAAAGCGACGATAAACAATATAGGTGATATGATGATTAAGCCTAGAAATGATGATGAAATGTCGAAGATTCGTTTGATGACCATGATTCTTTTGATGGAAAGCTTAGAATTTGTTGATTATTTCAATAAATTTCTTTGCCAATGAACTGTAATTTAATTCCTGCATTGCGTATTCACGACCTTTTATCCCCATTTTGGTTCTTTCTTCGATAGACATTTCTGAAATTAACTTGATCGCATTTACCAGTTCTCTTTTATCTTCCGCAGGGATTTGAATGCCACATTCTGTTTTTTCGATTAAACTATTGGGTTCGTCCACAGCAAAAATAATTGGTTTTTCAGCCAGCATATAATCAGTTATTTTATTGTAGGAGGTACCATACGAGTGTAAAATACTACGGGTACCACCCGCATAAAGAATATCAAATTGGCTTAATAAGATGGGAATTGAAGTTTTAGCAATGGAAGGTAAAAAATGAACATTGCTTAAATGATTGCCGTTTGCCATTTGCATTAGCTCCTCTTTTTGTGTGCCATTACCAACCAGAACAAACGCAACCTTATTGTCTTTGTTAATGTCTTTTGCTGCTAAAACCAGATTTTTTAGCGCGTTGGAGGGGGCGTGTCCCCCGGCATAGCCAATGATAAGCTTCTCTTCATTTCGCAATTTTGTCAATAAGGCTTGATGCTGGTAAGGTAGGTCTGCTGATCCCAAATCCATTTCTTCCATTAAAAACCCATTGGGAACATGAAAGAATTTTTCTTTTTTTAAACCGTGTTGCACGAGATAATCTTTTGCATTACCCAAAAGCGAGACATAGAAATCGCAATTTTTACAAGCAAAATTCTCAGCCCGTTGCATGAGCCAAATAAAAGGATGATATTTAGAATATCCACCAATGAGCATTGGAGATAATGGCCACATGTCGTGAAGTTCAAAAACAAGTTTTGCCTTATTTCTTTTCGCGATTGAATAAGCTGGATAAACATCTAATGGATAGGTTGATGAGGCAATTACAATGTCAGGAGACGTTTGTTCTATAATTTTCTTTCGGTATTTAAAAAGTTTAAAAACGAAGGTGAGCATATTTGCAATCCTTTTTATACCAGAATCTTGATAGCGTGGTGTCTTTAACCAAAGGTAAATAATACCATCGTTGTTTTCGGATTCTAAATCTTCCTTTATTTGGGGCTGTTGATTTCTTAAATGTGAAAAATTAGCACCTATTATGGTAACTTGATGCCCTTGCCTTATCCATTCTTTTGCTAAATAATATGGTCTGAATTCCATCCCATTTTGAGGTGATCCAGCGTAATGATCTATGTATAAGATGTGCATTTATGTTATTTCGTTGTTTTGACTTGGGTAAATGCTATGGAAATTATGAATATTTGAATTCATATGAAAAAATTTGGCCGGGAGGAAAGTGTAATTTTCAAAAAAATGAAATGTTATAGGGAACTCTTCTTTTGATATGCAAATATTAAATAGTTTGTAGTTTTCATACAAATTCTCCCATAAAATATATGTATCTAAATATTCATAAATCTGATTTGATTTTGGTATAGGAAAATAGCAATTTGAGCCAAATGAATGCTTGGGATAATCAAGTCCCAAAATACGAAAGTAATTTATTGTTGCTTGTTTATAACGATTAATGCTTTGATTAGATTTTAGTTGAACAGTAAATAATCGTCTTTGATTTAAATCCATTTTTTTTACATCGATTAAAGGAATGCTAAGGTTAAATGATTTTGATCTTTTCGAAGATATAGACTTTTTAACAATTGGGAATACAAAACTATTATATGCAATGTTTTTGCCTAAGATTTTAATCCAATTAGTAATGCCTATTTTTTGTGTTGGCAATACACGCATTTCTTTTTTTAAAAAATCAGAAAAATCATAATTGGTTTTGACTATTAGAGCACTACCTCCCCCAGTTACAATTGGTTTTCGAAAATTAAAACTAAAAATATAAAACTGAGAAAATAATGTGTCAGAGTTCCGTTTAAAATCACGGAAATCAACATGGCTACAGTCTTCTATTATTATTAGATGTGGATATTCTTCCCTTATTTTTTGAAGTTTATGATTGTACTTAAATCCGAAATAATTGATCCAAAGTAAAATGTCAATTTTATTGAGCGATAGTTTTTCTTCATTTGTCAACTCAAAACACAGCGGATTAATATCTAATAAGACTGGGATGTTATCTGATTCTATTATTGATTGTATTATTGAAAAGCAAGAATAACAAGGAACCCCCATTTTATATGTTTTATTATAAAACACATTAAGATTTTTAAGTACCCATTTAATAGAACCTCTAGCTGAGTTAAGAAAAAAGGTAAAATTATCTTCCTTCTGGGGGGAAGATAATGGGATTTTCATAAAAGAAAGAAAAGAAATTTCTTGAAAATAGCGAGGAACAAATCTCATCTGATTGTTTTTTTTATTATTCGATATCCTTGATAAAGATTTATTATTTTTTGTACTTTTTTCTTCCTTTTGGTCCTGGAGCTTCCAAATTTTATTATAAAAAAAACTAAGATTTTTAAAGAAAATAATATCAAAGGATGAATTATGTAAACTCTTGTTGCTGGAATTGGAACGAATTGTAAAGATCTTTTAAATCTGTCGAGACTACTATTTGCCTCAAACGATTCAATACCATATGAAAGTAATATTGAGTTCTCTTTTTCAAGGATTAAATTCACAAGCGTGTAAATCAATCCAAGCATTGGATTTGACGATGAATAACCCTTATCAAAAAAAGGATGTAAAATTGTATATTTTGTGTCGATCTCATAACAAATTATATATCCAATCATTGATTCTTCTATATACGCACCTAATACAATAACATTTGGGTTATTGTAAAATGTTGATATATAATTGGGCCAGAATCTATAATTAATCAAATGTTCTTCTTTTCTTTTTTGGCGTTCTAAGGTCTGTTGATTAATTTTTAATCCATACTCAATTAAATCATTTAAACTAGGTCTTTTGAAGATACATTCTTTAAGGCTTTTTCTGATTTGATTTCTTGTCTTTGAGCTAAATGTCTCTATACTATAATTAGTTACATTGAGGATATATTCATTCGTATTCTTAATTTTTGAATTGATTTTGATATTAGTAATAATTGATTTCCATTTTAATTTATTTATTAAGATTTTATCTAATTTAAAATCCATAAGAGTAGGAAAGGAATAGAGTATGAAATCTTTTCTTAAAAAGTGAGAATTATTAACTTTCTTTATATTAAAACCAGCATTTATATAAATATCAATAATATCTTCTTTGACCATTTTCTTTGCTATTTTAAATTTAGATACTATTACACTAGTGGGCACTTAAAACCCACTGATTGTTAATTGTTTATAATTTAGTTCTTTGACATTCTTGTAATCGCATTTTGTAAGTATTTCTCTTACAGGCGCTTTGTCGAGTAGAGAGATGCTGAGAATCTGTAGTATTTCGTAGATTGAGCGATCAACTTTCAATTTGTTACCGACAATGGCAATCAGACAGTAAGCAATGATCGCGCAATAAATTTGGACTTTGACAGCATTCATGGTTGTTCCCCAAAATGATTTGATCCTCAAGTGCTGTTTCATCCATTTGAAGAACAGTTCAACTTCCCAGCGTTTCTTGTACAACATGGCAATTTCTTCGGCTTTCAGGTCAGTGTTGTTGGTCATGAAGATGAAGGTTCTGTCCCGATTTTGATCGTAATATTTGATCCTGCGCAGCTTTTCCGGATAGTCTTTTCTGGAATAGTATGTTTCCAACCGACCTATTTGATCATAAAGGACTCCGGTTGTTTTGTCAACTGCGCTGGAATACATTCGTTTAAAACGCATGTTGTCTTTTGCTCTTGTGACAAAAAACGCTCCTTTTAAGTGCAATCTGTACAGTCGCTTAAAATCGATGTATCCTTTGTCAACAATGTAAAAGCTCCCTGTTTCATAAGGGATGAGATCCAAAATATTGACATCGTGAACACTGGCAGTTGTGATGTGCAAAAAGCTTGGTATGGAGGTCTTCACATCGTAAATGGTATGAAGTTTAATCCCTCCTTTATGCTTTCTAAATTCAGCCCACCAGAAGACACTTAAACACAGGTCTATCGTTGTGGAATCCAAAGCAAAAATATTGCCATCAACATCAATCTCGAATTCGTCTTTATAGCAGCTCCTTCTGGCTTCTTCAATCAAAACGTAGGCAAACTCTTCAAAGATTTTATAACTACGTTTTTCGTTCGCTTTGCCAAGGTTTCTGCGGGTGATGGTCGATCCCAGACCCAGATGATAATACTTAGATTGATGAGCTTCAAGGCTCAACATTAAATCACGCATGCTGTCTCTGGAAGTGAGTTGACCGAAAACCATACAAAGCATCTGGTTCCAGCATGTAAAATGCCTGACATATTTATTCCCTTGATGGTTTTCAACTATTCGATCAAAGACTCGGAGAGGTAAAAAATCTGTAAGCTGTGCGAAGATGTATTTGCCTTGATTCATGAGATAGTGCTTTTGTTAAAGCTAAAATCTAATCGTCAATTCAAATCGTCACGCTATAAAAAAACGCTATAAATGCGATGAATAAAGAATTTCAAAGAACGATTTTTAATTTTTAGTACCCATTAATGATACTATTATTATAAATTTCAATCATTTGTTTTACATTCGTTTCCCAATTATAGTTTTCTTCAACAAAATGTCGACCTTGCTTGCCAAATGTTTCTCTTTTCTCTTTATCAATTCCTAATTCAAACATTTTAGCAGCAGCTTCCTCTGGATTACTTGGTTCTATTATGAACCCAGTTTCGTTGTTTACTACAACTTCAGGTAATCCCCCTACGTTTGATACAATAACAGGAAGGGAGCATGATGATGCTTCTACTATAGCTACTCCATAGCTTTCGCTATTTGATAATGCAACGAAAATATCGAAATTCTGCAGTTGCTGAGGAACTTCTTCGTGCGGAATTTTGCCTTTAAAAAATATTTGGTTGTTAATATTTAAATCTTCTGCCAATTTTTTTAATTTTAATTCTTCGGGACCTCCGCCTATAATATGTAATTCACTATTTATATTCTTTGACAACAACTTGTTGTGTGAGATATTAAATGCTTTAATTAAAGTATCAATTCCATATACTGGATCTAACGTTTTTATTGTTCCAAATACTATTGTGCTATTTTTGTTGTAATTACTCTTTTGCATAAACTTTGAAATATCAACTCCAAAAGGAGTTACAAGTATCTTTTTTTTTGTATATTTTGATGTTTCAATTGCCATAATATGGCTCGTTGATAGAATGCATTTGGGGAATAGTAGATTAAAACGAAGAACGATATTGTTTATTAATGTTCTTCTAGGAAATTCAAAAATATCTGAACCCCAAACGGATATGATGAATGGTTTAAATCTACTCAATGCTCCCAATAAACCATAGCTAGTGGCAAAATGAGCATGTAAAATATCAGGCTTAAATTCTTTAATTACTTTCCTTAAATTTCTAATTGTTTTAAGATATATAATTTTACTAAAGATGTTATTATTTCTATTTGTCCATTTTGAATCAAATCCATTTGTGTAAATTTCTATTTCTTGGTGGTAATGACCTACAGATTCGCATAATGAAAAAATTGCAATTTCAACTCCAGATTCACTAAGAGAATTTGCCCAACGTTGGGTGTGAATGGAAGAACTATCAGCTAATAGTAAAATTTTTAATTTTTTCATTTAAAGATTCTAAGTTGATTTAAAACATACCATTTAAGATCATGAAACAATAATTTATAGGCAGCAATTATTTTCCTATTAAAGTTTTAATCGAAGTAAAAAATGCATTAAGAATGCGAAAAAAGGAACTTCATAGAAATCTAGGTGTATAACATATATCTCAAACCAGCCCATAAATAATAGTCCAAGCATGAAGGAATAATTGATTATGAAGAAGGGTGCAATTTTTGTATTTATAGTAAGTACCACTATTAATAAATAGGCATATAATATTAAGCCTAAAACAAAAGATGTGATAATATAGCTGTAACCCCCATATATAAATAGGGATCCAAAAAAAGTTTTGACATTTGTTTCAAATCCTGTTGGGATAGATACGATATAGTTTGAAATTACATCTAATGGTTGTTTTCCAATCAAAAATCTAAATATATTAATAAGTGGAGTAAATGCATATTCTGGATTTTTCCCAATAGGAAGATTCTGATCTAGGTGCGCTGAGAATCCAATTGGTCCTGATAATAAATAGTCAACTATGTGATTAAATATAAATTTATTATTTAAGGAGCTCATTCCTAAAGAAATTTGATAAATTAACCAAAATATTAGAAACGGAATTATTAGATATATTATATGTTTAAGTTTCAGTTTTGTTTTTGTTAAAAATATTCGACCAACAAAGGCTGAGATTAGGGGTATTATTATCCAGGATTTTACACCATAAAGCACAGCAAAAAGTAGTGTTGTTAATATAATCAGTATCTGGTGGATTTTATAATTTTTTTCTGAAAAAAAAATTATAAAGAATATGGTAAGTATAGTTAAAAGCAGTATCGAATGTCCAATAAATCCAGCACCTAAATTTTTTTGAAATTCATCATCAGCTATGTTAAACCTAAATTTTAAAAGAACACCATATATCTTATATCCCGCTATTATTATTAAAGGGTATGCAATAGTTATAAGTAATTGTAATTGATATTTTGTTATTGAAAATTCATTTATTGATAAATTTAATTGTACGAGATTAATCTTGGCTTTTGTGAAAATAAATTTTAAAAAGAAGCCTCCTATCCAGAAAGAGAATAATCCGCCAAGCCATATTGGTAGAACGAGTGAATTTAATTCAAATTGTTTAAAATTAATTTTTAGATAGATATAACAGATAATAAGCAAAATGAAGAATGGCCAACCAAGTATTGCTATTGGAGTATAATTTGTACCCCAAATTTTGCGATCAATATAATTGATTGAAACTAAAAAAAATCCAAACAAAATAAATTGAGTTATTATTATCAGCATTTGATCATAGCTTTATGAAATTCAATATCAGATACTGTTTTATTGATAGCTATGTATTTATTAATATCATTTATTAAAGAATATGATTTTAATGGATTAATATTATTCTTTTTTAATAATATAGGTAAATATAAATAAGATAAAAACCTTGTAATTTGCCATCTAAAATCCGAATAATAATTTCGAGTATTAATTAATCGATTTATATAATATAAATAAATTGTACTGATTATATTATTACTTTTCTTAATTGTTGAACCTACTTTGTGATAGATTATAGAATCATACAAACAAACCATATTTAGATTATTTTTTTTTAACCGAAGTGAGAATTCATAATCTTCTTCACCAAAAAAGAAATCTTCGGTCAGGATACCTGTCTTTTTGTATTGAAATACTAATGCACATCCAGTTATAAAGGTGATGAAAGAATATCCTTTTCCAGGAACTTTATCAATATTTTCTTCTGCATAAAAATATTTACGGCTTCCGAAAAATGTCAATCGACCACCACAATTCCAAATTTTATCTTTGTCTTTAAATAATCTGATTTGAGGCGTAATAGCTGCAATCTCATTATTTGCGTTTATAAATTTATTGAGCGCTGTTAGCGCATCATACCTAATCTCTGTATCATTATTGAGCAACATAACCCAATCTGTATCTAACATCTTAGCTATTTTGATCCCAATGTTATTTCCTTTTGCAAATCCTAGGTTCTCATTGTTTTCAATAAAAATTAGGGCTTCTTTTAAATTAGAACTTGATACTAAATCAATAACTAAGTTGTGTGAATTATTCAGTTTCTCTTTAGTTGTATAGAGAATATTCTCAAATAATTGAGAACAATTTTTTTTCAATATATCTAAAGAATCAACTTTTGAACCGTTATCTATAACAACCGGTAAAAATCGATTATTATCACTTTTTTTAATTGATTTTAAACATTCGATTGTATCATATTCTCCATTCCAATTCAAAATAATAAGCGGGATAATATTCTTTGTAGAATCTATTTTTTCAACCATGGATAAATCTTTCTTAGGATTATTAATAACAGTATAAGTTCACTACTGGTCATGGCAGTTGCTGCCCCTATTGTCCCCCAATAACTTGATAGAAAATAGCACATGGAAATACTATATATCCCAGTAATAAAAACTGCTTTTGAAAAGTACTTATTCATTCCCAAATTAATTAGACCTATAATTCCGAGGTAGTAATTTAGTCCTCCTAGAAAAATAACAGGCAGTAAAACTTGAAAGACAATAATGCCAGAGATGAATGATTTACCTAAGTACCAGATTACCAAGTAAGGTCCAATTAAGTATAGGATAATTGTGATAAACAATAATAATAATGCATAAATTTTTCCAAAAACACCAAACCCTGAATATATTTCTTTCGAACTATTTAATTTTCTTCCAAAGAAAGGAAATAGTGCTTTTGCAAGTGGTTCCATAAACGATTGCATAGCTTTAATTACTTTTTCGATGGCGGCATATTGACCAACCATGGCATAATTTGTTGTTAGGCCCAGTATAATAATATTTGCTTCGCGGTAGAAGCTCATGGAAAGTGTTGAAAGAAAGATATCCCACGAATCCATGAGATAATTCTTCATTCTGCTTAACGAGGGTTTTATAAAATCAATACCTAGATATTTTTGAATCAAAATGAGTCCTGCAAATCCACTAATTAAATATCCAATTGACAGAAAAAGATTTACTAGATAAAAATGTTCTGGAATTTGAATAAAAATAAAAATTAGTAATGTCGAAATGGTTCTGGCAGTCAGGTTAATAGCTGTGATGTATCCCATTTTTTCTAAACCTTGGAAAAGCCATATAGGAGTAATGGCTTGCCCCCAAAGAATCCCTATCCCAAATAAGTATAACAGTTTATTACTTGTTAGATTAGGAATAAGTAGAACAATTGGGATAATAACAATGCTTGTGATTAAAGCAAATATTAATCGGGTTGCCGTAATATTGGCCAGAATATCAGCTGTTTTTAATTTGTCATCCCGATTTATGGAAATTAGCTTTGTCGCCGAAAAATCGAATCCAAAATTTACAAGCAACAGGCAGTAATTAAATACAGTCGCGGAAAGTACATATTGACCATATAATTCTAAGCCAATGGTATGAGTGAGATATGGGATTAAAATTAAGGGAAAAATAAAATTCAATAGATTTAATGAGGATAAGGATAAAAAATTTTTTATGACTGTTTTAACCTCATTATTTTTAAGATGATGCGATAAGAATTGAATTAATGCCTTCAAATTTGAATTGTGTTTATATTTTAGCCTATTAAGTTATTGCCAATGAATATTGCGTTAGAATTATAGTTTATATATTTTTTGCGATTTTTCTTTCGTGGCATTCCTCAAATCAACAATCAATTTCGAATTCTCAACTATAAAATCAATATCAAAATCAGCATGATTGGTCGTTATAACTACACAGTCAGATCCATTTAGAATTTCTTTTGTGAGCTTAACTGATTGGTATATATCATCTTGTGTTTTAATACTTTCAATATATGGATCGTGATAGGAAACCAATCCACCTTTTTTTGCGATCTCATCAATGATCTTTAAAGCTGGAGATTCGCGTTCATCATCAATGTTGGGTTTGTAAGCAACACCCAGGAATAGGATTTTACTTCCATTGACGGACTTTTGATGTCGGTTAAGGGCTGTATTGATTTTAATACTCATCCGGTGAGGCATCATCATATCGATATGACCTGCTGTGTGAATCATCGAAAGATCGAAGTTGAATTTCTTGGCAATATGCTCCAGGTAAAATGGATCAAGAGGAATGCAATGTCCTCCAATACCTGGTCCAGGGTAAAAGGCCTGGAATCCATAAGGTTTTGTTTTAGCAGCATCAATCACCTCCCAGATGTCGATATCCATTTTCCCACATAATAAAGCGAGTTCGTTAATCAGACTAATGTTGATCAGGCGATAGGTATTCTCCAATATTTTTACCATTTCGGCCACTTTGGGTGAGCTTACCGGATAAATGGTATCGATGGCATAACTATAAATAGCTTTCCCGATTTCCAATCCTTCATCGGACATTGCTCCCAGTACTTTAGGAGTATTACGTGTTCCAAATTGTTTATTCCCCGGGTCAACCCGTTCGGGTGAGAATGCCAGCCAGAAATCAGTTCCTTCTTTTAAACCTGATTCTTTTTCAATGATAGGCAACATAAAATCTTCAGTCGTGGTGGGGTAGGTGGTGCTTTCGAGACAGATGAACGTTCCTTTTCTTAGGTATTGTCCGATTTCCGTACAAGCTGATTCTATGTAATCCATGTTCGGTTTTTTGAACTTGTCAAGTGGCGTTGGAACACAAATCAGGATGGCATCACATTCCTTTAATCTGGTGAAATCGGTGGTCGCTCCCAAATGTTTACTTTCAACAGCATCAATAAATTCTTGCTCATTTACATCTCCAATGTAATTGATTTTATTGTTTACATTTTCGGCTTTGGAAACTGATTTCTCGAACCCGATTGTTTTGACCTGTTTGCTTGCAAAGCTAACTGCCAAAGGAAGGCCAACATAGCC is a window from the Aquipluma nitroreducens genome containing:
- a CDS encoding DUF6337 family protein, which encodes MLIIITQFILFGFFLVSINYIDRKIWGTNYTPIAILGWPFFILLIICYIYLKINFKQFELNSLVLPIWLGGLFSFWIGGFFLKFIFTKAKINLVQLNLSINEFSITKYQLQLLITIAYPLIIIAGYKIYGVLLKFRFNIADDEFQKNLGAGFIGHSILLLTILTIFFIIFFSEKNYKIHQILIILTTLLFAVLYGVKSWIIIPLISAFVGRIFLTKTKLKLKHIIYLIIPFLIFWLIYQISLGMSSLNNKFIFNHIVDYLLSGPIGFSAHLDQNLPIGKNPEYAFTPLINIFRFLIGKQPLDVISNYIVSIPTGFETNVKTFFGSLFIYGGYSYIITSFVLGLILYAYLLIVVLTINTKIAPFFIINYSFMLGLLFMGWFEIYVIHLDFYEVPFFAFLMHFLLRLKL
- a CDS encoding glycosyltransferase → MVEKIDSTKNIIPLIILNWNGEYDTIECLKSIKKSDNNRFLPVVIDNGSKVDSLDILKKNCSQLFENILYTTKEKLNNSHNLVIDLVSSSNLKEALIFIENNENLGFAKGNNIGIKIAKMLDTDWVMLLNNDTEIRYDALTALNKFINANNEIAAITPQIRLFKDKDKIWNCGGRLTFFGSRKYFYAEENIDKVPGKGYSFITFITGCALVFQYKKTGILTEDFFFGEEDYEFSLRLKKNNLNMVCLYDSIIYHKVGSTIKKSNNIISTIYLYYINRLINTRNYYSDFRWQITRFLSYLYLPILLKKNNINPLKSYSLINDINKYIAINKTVSDIEFHKAMIKC
- a CDS encoding oligosaccharide flippase family protein, with protein sequence MKALIQFLSHHLKNNEVKTVIKNFLSLSSLNLLNFIFPLILIPYLTHTIGLELYGQYVLSATVFNYCLLLVNFGFDFSATKLISINRDDKLKTADILANITATRLIFALITSIVIIPIVLLIPNLTSNKLLYLFGIGILWGQAITPIWLFQGLEKMGYITAINLTARTISTLLIFIFIQIPEHFYLVNLFLSIGYLISGFAGLILIQKYLGIDFIKPSLSRMKNYLMDSWDIFLSTLSMSFYREANIIILGLTTNYAMVGQYAAIEKVIKAMQSFMEPLAKALFPFFGRKLNSSKEIYSGFGVFGKIYALLLLFITIILYLIGPYLVIWYLGKSFISGIIVFQVLLPVIFLGGLNYYLGIIGLINLGMNKYFSKAVFITGIYSISMCYFLSSYWGTIGAATAMTSSELILLLIILRKIYPWLKK
- a CDS encoding nucleotide sugar dehydrogenase, yielding MNKKTEILSRINSNQFTVGIVGLGYVGLPLAVSFASKQVKTIGFEKSVSKAENVNNKINYIGDVNEQEFIDAVESKHLGATTDFTRLKECDAILICVPTPLDKFKKPNMDYIESACTEIGQYLRKGTFICLESTTYPTTTEDFMLPIIEKESGLKEGTDFWLAFSPERVDPGNKQFGTRNTPKVLGAMSDEGLEIGKAIYSYAIDTIYPVSSPKVAEMVKILENTYRLINISLINELALLCGKMDIDIWEVIDAAKTKPYGFQAFYPGPGIGGHCIPLDPFYLEHIAKKFNFDLSMIHTAGHIDMMMPHRMSIKINTALNRHQKSVNGSKILFLGVAYKPNIDDERESPALKIIDEIAKKGGLVSYHDPYIESIKTQDDIYQSVKLTKEILNGSDCVVITTNHADFDIDFIVENSKLIVDLRNATKEKSQKIYKL